In a single window of the Anabas testudineus chromosome 19, fAnaTes1.2, whole genome shotgun sequence genome:
- the LOC113156037 gene encoding nucleoside diphosphate kinase B-like, with protein MADLKERTFIAIKPDGVQRGIVGEVIKRFEVKGFKLVGMKMLHASQDLLQQHYVDLKDRPFFPTLIAYMSSGPVVAMVWEGKGVVKTGRVMLGETNPADSKPGTIRGDFCIDVGKNIIHGSDSVESANKEISLWFKPEELVSYTSCAFDWLY; from the exons ATGGCTGATTTGAAGGAACGCACATTCATTGCCATCAAGCCTGATGGTGTGCAGAGGGGCATCGTTGGAGAGGTTATCAAAAGGTTTGAGGTCAAGGGCTTCAAACTGGTGGGCATGAAGATGCTTCAT GCCTCTCAGGACCTCCTTCAGCAGCACTACGTGGACCTGAAGGACAGACCATTCTTTCCTACTCTGATCGCCTACATGAGCTCTGGTCCAGTGGTTGCCATG GTGTGGGAAGGCAAAGGTGTGGTGAAGACAGGCAGAGTGATGCTGGGTGAGACCAACCCTGCCGACTCCAAGCCCGGAACCATCAGAGGAGACTTCTGCATTGATGTTGGCAA GAACATCATTCACGGCAGTGACTCCGTGGAAAGTGCCAACAAGGAGATTTCCCTGTGGTTCAAACCAGAAGAGCTGGTCAGCTACACTAGCTGTGCCTTTGACTGGCTCTACTGA